The following are encoded together in the Diabrotica undecimpunctata isolate CICGRU chromosome 7, icDiaUnde3, whole genome shotgun sequence genome:
- the LOC140446097 gene encoding vesicular glutamate transporter 2.1-like isoform X2 has protein sequence MPDPAHPASLQASVGRSRIPVRFWIGVMVFLTTYVNYATRVNMAISIISMTKGKSKKTPECLLDEITTSSGTPKGLPDYGPRYDWDEHIQGIILGSYFWGYTIFSLPAGAVSELWGPARVILWTTIISLILNSVSVPAAMGHYGLLVACRFLIGSAGGLVYPALQVLIAKWAPPAEKGRFVAGLMGNTLATCVTWPLVGFVITNLGWGWGFHIITIQLILFCVLFYFVCADSPDDHTWISEREVAFIKEAQGASVTKKKHAPPYKQIFMSFPFWMLNILHFGNLWGLYLQLQSVPKFMAEVVGFSLKEAGLLGALPHLMRMLFGTAYGYIGDRLKRNKVMSPKAIRKSFILASHIIPGILMICVIFIGCNWIPLIVLLTLSMAINGAAVLTNLQNPQDLAPNFAGSIFGIISCIGGTTGFLVPAITGAFIQNHNGMKEWSYTFILGGTVYIGTGIVFILFGSVEEQPWNRIADTETQ, from the exons GCCGTAGTAGAATTCCTGTCCGTTTTTGGATAGGTGTGATGGTTTTCCTCACGACGTATGTAAATTATGCAACGAGAGTTAATATGGCGATATCAATTATCTCTATGACAAAAGGTAAATCAAAGAAGACGCCGGAATGTCTACTAGATGAAATTACTACTTCGTCGGGTACACCAAAGGGTTTACCAGAT TATGGACCAAGATACGATTGGGATGAGCACATTCAAGGAATAATACTTGGTAGCTACTTTTGGGGCTACACCATATTTTCATTACCTGCGGGAGCTGTTTCTGAGTTATGGGGTCCAGCAAGAGTTATATTATGGACCACAATCATATCGCTGATTTTAAATTCTGTCAGTGTTCCAGCAGCTATGGGACATTATGGATTGCTGGTTGCCTGTAGATTTCTCATTGGATCAGCAGGT GGATTGGTGTATCCAGCTCTTCAGGTATTAATAGCAAAATGGGCCCCACCAGCCGAAAAGGGTCGGTTCGTGGCCGGTTTGATGGGCAATACTTTAGCGACATGCGTAACGTGGCCTTTAGTCGGTTTTGTTATTACCAACTTGGGTTGGGGTTGGGGATTTCATATTATCACAATacaactaattttattttgtgtacTTTTCTACTTTGTCTGTGCCGATAGTCCTGATGATCACACATGGATTTCCGAACGAGAGGTTGCTTTTATCAAAGAAGCTCAGGGGGCATCAGTTACTAAGAAAAAg caTGCACCTCCATACAAACAGATTTTCATGAGTTTTCCCTTTTGGatgttaaatattttacatttcgGAAATTTGTGGGGTCTCTACTTACAACTGCAGAGCGTACCCAAATTCATGGCAGAAGTTGTTGGTTTTAGTCTTAAAGAAGCAGGATTATTAGGAGCTTTACCTCATCTAATGAGAATGCTCTTTGGTACTGCGTATGGGTACATTGGAGATAGATTAAAGAGGAATAAAGTAATGTCTCCAAAAGCTATAAGAAAATCGTTTATTCTAGCAT CTCATATTATACCTGGAATATTAATGATATGTGTCATTTTCATCGGTTGCAATTGGATCCCATTAATAGTTTTATTAACGTTGAGTATGGCTATTAATGGAGCAGCTGTATTAACCAATTTACAGAACCCTCAAGATCTAGCACCCAACTTTGCAGGTTCTATTTTTGGAATTATTAGTTGTATAGGTGGTACTACTGGATTCTTAGTACCCGCGATTACAGGAGCATTTATTCAGAATCAC AACGGCATGAAAGAATGGTCTTATACATTCATACTCGGCGGAACCGTTTACATTGGAACTGGAATAGTATTTATCTTGTTTGGTAGTGTTGAGGAGCAACCATGGAATAGGATTGCAGATACAGAAACTCAATAG
- the LOC140446097 gene encoding vesicular glutamate transporter 2.1-like isoform X3, giving the protein MIIVEEKIVESRSRIPVRFWIGVMVFLTTYVNYATRVNMAISIISMTKGKSKKTPECLLDEITTSSGTPKGLPDYGPRYDWDEHIQGIILGSYFWGYTIFSLPAGAVSELWGPARVILWTTIISLILNSVSVPAAMGHYGLLVACRFLIGSAGGLVYPALQVLIAKWAPPAEKGRFVAGLMGNTLATCVTWPLVGFVITNLGWGWGFHIITIQLILFCVLFYFVCADSPDDHTWISEREVAFIKEAQGASVTKKKHAPPYKQIFMSFPFWMLNILHFGNLWGLYLQLQSVPKFMAEVVGFSLKEAGLLGALPHLMRMLFGTAYGYIGDRLKRNKVMSPKAIRKSFILASHIIPGILMICVIFIGCNWIPLIVLLTLSMAINGAAVLTNLQNPQDLAPNFAGSIFGIISCIGGTTGFLVPAITGAFIQNHNGMKEWSYTFILGGTVYIGTGIVFILFGSVEEQPWNRIADTETQ; this is encoded by the exons GCCGTAGTAGAATTCCTGTCCGTTTTTGGATAGGTGTGATGGTTTTCCTCACGACGTATGTAAATTATGCAACGAGAGTTAATATGGCGATATCAATTATCTCTATGACAAAAGGTAAATCAAAGAAGACGCCGGAATGTCTACTAGATGAAATTACTACTTCGTCGGGTACACCAAAGGGTTTACCAGAT TATGGACCAAGATACGATTGGGATGAGCACATTCAAGGAATAATACTTGGTAGCTACTTTTGGGGCTACACCATATTTTCATTACCTGCGGGAGCTGTTTCTGAGTTATGGGGTCCAGCAAGAGTTATATTATGGACCACAATCATATCGCTGATTTTAAATTCTGTCAGTGTTCCAGCAGCTATGGGACATTATGGATTGCTGGTTGCCTGTAGATTTCTCATTGGATCAGCAGGT GGATTGGTGTATCCAGCTCTTCAGGTATTAATAGCAAAATGGGCCCCACCAGCCGAAAAGGGTCGGTTCGTGGCCGGTTTGATGGGCAATACTTTAGCGACATGCGTAACGTGGCCTTTAGTCGGTTTTGTTATTACCAACTTGGGTTGGGGTTGGGGATTTCATATTATCACAATacaactaattttattttgtgtacTTTTCTACTTTGTCTGTGCCGATAGTCCTGATGATCACACATGGATTTCCGAACGAGAGGTTGCTTTTATCAAAGAAGCTCAGGGGGCATCAGTTACTAAGAAAAAg caTGCACCTCCATACAAACAGATTTTCATGAGTTTTCCCTTTTGGatgttaaatattttacatttcgGAAATTTGTGGGGTCTCTACTTACAACTGCAGAGCGTACCCAAATTCATGGCAGAAGTTGTTGGTTTTAGTCTTAAAGAAGCAGGATTATTAGGAGCTTTACCTCATCTAATGAGAATGCTCTTTGGTACTGCGTATGGGTACATTGGAGATAGATTAAAGAGGAATAAAGTAATGTCTCCAAAAGCTATAAGAAAATCGTTTATTCTAGCAT CTCATATTATACCTGGAATATTAATGATATGTGTCATTTTCATCGGTTGCAATTGGATCCCATTAATAGTTTTATTAACGTTGAGTATGGCTATTAATGGAGCAGCTGTATTAACCAATTTACAGAACCCTCAAGATCTAGCACCCAACTTTGCAGGTTCTATTTTTGGAATTATTAGTTGTATAGGTGGTACTACTGGATTCTTAGTACCCGCGATTACAGGAGCATTTATTCAGAATCAC AACGGCATGAAAGAATGGTCTTATACATTCATACTCGGCGGAACCGTTTACATTGGAACTGGAATAGTATTTATCTTGTTTGGTAGTGTTGAGGAGCAACCATGGAATAGGATTGCAGATACAGAAACTCAATAG
- the LOC140446097 gene encoding vesicular glutamate transporter 2.1-like isoform X1 gives MSSAAAAPMEQFEQEDLLNKDQAGNSVSIVRNQEKFRFGRSRIPVRFWIGVMVFLTTYVNYATRVNMAISIISMTKGKSKKTPECLLDEITTSSGTPKGLPDYGPRYDWDEHIQGIILGSYFWGYTIFSLPAGAVSELWGPARVILWTTIISLILNSVSVPAAMGHYGLLVACRFLIGSAGGLVYPALQVLIAKWAPPAEKGRFVAGLMGNTLATCVTWPLVGFVITNLGWGWGFHIITIQLILFCVLFYFVCADSPDDHTWISEREVAFIKEAQGASVTKKKHAPPYKQIFMSFPFWMLNILHFGNLWGLYLQLQSVPKFMAEVVGFSLKEAGLLGALPHLMRMLFGTAYGYIGDRLKRNKVMSPKAIRKSFILASHIIPGILMICVIFIGCNWIPLIVLLTLSMAINGAAVLTNLQNPQDLAPNFAGSIFGIISCIGGTTGFLVPAITGAFIQNHNGMKEWSYTFILGGTVYIGTGIVFILFGSVEEQPWNRIADTETQ, from the exons GCCGTAGTAGAATTCCTGTCCGTTTTTGGATAGGTGTGATGGTTTTCCTCACGACGTATGTAAATTATGCAACGAGAGTTAATATGGCGATATCAATTATCTCTATGACAAAAGGTAAATCAAAGAAGACGCCGGAATGTCTACTAGATGAAATTACTACTTCGTCGGGTACACCAAAGGGTTTACCAGAT TATGGACCAAGATACGATTGGGATGAGCACATTCAAGGAATAATACTTGGTAGCTACTTTTGGGGCTACACCATATTTTCATTACCTGCGGGAGCTGTTTCTGAGTTATGGGGTCCAGCAAGAGTTATATTATGGACCACAATCATATCGCTGATTTTAAATTCTGTCAGTGTTCCAGCAGCTATGGGACATTATGGATTGCTGGTTGCCTGTAGATTTCTCATTGGATCAGCAGGT GGATTGGTGTATCCAGCTCTTCAGGTATTAATAGCAAAATGGGCCCCACCAGCCGAAAAGGGTCGGTTCGTGGCCGGTTTGATGGGCAATACTTTAGCGACATGCGTAACGTGGCCTTTAGTCGGTTTTGTTATTACCAACTTGGGTTGGGGTTGGGGATTTCATATTATCACAATacaactaattttattttgtgtacTTTTCTACTTTGTCTGTGCCGATAGTCCTGATGATCACACATGGATTTCCGAACGAGAGGTTGCTTTTATCAAAGAAGCTCAGGGGGCATCAGTTACTAAGAAAAAg caTGCACCTCCATACAAACAGATTTTCATGAGTTTTCCCTTTTGGatgttaaatattttacatttcgGAAATTTGTGGGGTCTCTACTTACAACTGCAGAGCGTACCCAAATTCATGGCAGAAGTTGTTGGTTTTAGTCTTAAAGAAGCAGGATTATTAGGAGCTTTACCTCATCTAATGAGAATGCTCTTTGGTACTGCGTATGGGTACATTGGAGATAGATTAAAGAGGAATAAAGTAATGTCTCCAAAAGCTATAAGAAAATCGTTTATTCTAGCAT CTCATATTATACCTGGAATATTAATGATATGTGTCATTTTCATCGGTTGCAATTGGATCCCATTAATAGTTTTATTAACGTTGAGTATGGCTATTAATGGAGCAGCTGTATTAACCAATTTACAGAACCCTCAAGATCTAGCACCCAACTTTGCAGGTTCTATTTTTGGAATTATTAGTTGTATAGGTGGTACTACTGGATTCTTAGTACCCGCGATTACAGGAGCATTTATTCAGAATCAC AACGGCATGAAAGAATGGTCTTATACATTCATACTCGGCGGAACCGTTTACATTGGAACTGGAATAGTATTTATCTTGTTTGGTAGTGTTGAGGAGCAACCATGGAATAGGATTGCAGATACAGAAACTCAATAG